TCCGCCAGTACGAACGCCAGATCTTCCGGGTAGCGCAACATATTACTCAGAACCGTGAAGACGCCGAAGACATCACGCAGGATACGTTTCTCAAGGCCTACGAGAAGCTGGACCAGTTTCAGGGAAACTCCAAGTTTTCCACATGGCTCGTCCGCATCGCGGTCAATGAGAGCCTCATGCGGCTGCGCAAGCGCAAGACCAGCAAGACAGTTTCCATGGATGAGGACGTCCAGACCGAAGAGGGCTCTATCCCACGGGACTTCGCAGAGTGGCGCCCTAACCCCGAGCAGATTTACGACCAGAACGAACTGGGCGATATCCTGCGCAAGACAATCCAGGGGCTTCCTCCGGGGTTCCGGACCGTCTTCACGCTCCGCGACGTTGAAAATCTCTCTACAGAAGAGACTGCGGAGGCTCTCGGATTGAGCATTCCTGCCGTAAAATCGAGGCTGTTACGGGCACGCCTGCAATTGCGTGAGCGGCTCAGCCGTTACTTCCGTCAGAAAAAGGAAGGCTTTCCCGCATGAATTGCACCGACTTTCTCAGCCAGCTAACCGATTACTTCGACGGCCAGATCAGTCCTGAACTGCTCGAAGAGGTGCGCGCACACCTGGCAGGCTGCAGCCATTGCGAGGTCGTGCTCAACACGACACGTCAGACCATCGAGGTTTATCGTGGCAACGACATCTACGAGATCTCGACCGAACTCCGTGAGCGTCTGCACTCCGCCATCATGGCAAAGTGCAGGGCAAAGAAGAAGACTGCGTAAGGACACTGGGCTGACCCAAGTCTCCTCGCCAAGTGGCGAAGAATCATTAGGATAGTAGCAGCACCTCGCGTGCGATCATGGGCATTTGTGTCAGGCTTGATTCAGCGCGGGGCCCTGCTGAACCCTTGAGAAAATATTTTCCTACAAAGTGACATAGAATGCATGGTCACTTTTCCGTCACTGTCGAAACGCTCCCTGACTCCCTTGTCGAGGTCGATTCCATCTAAATCGACCTATATGAGATAGTTAGATTCGCATCTATATAACGTCTCTCGACTGAGCAATCCGTTTCCACTTCCTCGCAATTTCTTGGCACTCAGCGTGCTGTTACGGTATTGGTGACCTTGGCTGACATCCTGTCTCGCTAGGTTCTCCTGTGCCTACGAGCGCCTTTCCGAGTCGTCTCGGAAGTGGGTAAACTGTGTAGCTAATTGAGCGTTCGATGCATGGAGGAGTGTGGGCCCACCGTCACAATATTGCACTCGGACAAGGAGAACAAACATGATGAATCGCTTCCGCTCTATCGCCTTGAGCCTACATCGCAATGAGTCTGGTCAGGACTTGATCGAATATGCTCTTGTTACTGCCCTGATTGCCTTTGGTGCTGTCGCCGGCATGGGAACGGTCGCCAGTGCAATCAACAATGCCTTCA
The Edaphobacter bradus genome window above contains:
- a CDS encoding RNA polymerase sigma factor; protein product: MPAIQSPGTEEVHPDVALVARAKEGDEAAFEQLVRQYERQIFRVAQHITQNREDAEDITQDTFLKAYEKLDQFQGNSKFSTWLVRIAVNESLMRLRKRKTSKTVSMDEDVQTEEGSIPRDFAEWRPNPEQIYDQNELGDILRKTIQGLPPGFRTVFTLRDVENLSTEETAEALGLSIPAVKSRLLRARLQLRERLSRYFRQKKEGFPA
- a CDS encoding anti-sigma factor family protein; this encodes MNCTDFLSQLTDYFDGQISPELLEEVRAHLAGCSHCEVVLNTTRQTIEVYRGNDIYEISTELRERLHSAIMAKCRAKKKTA
- a CDS encoding Flp family type IVb pilin → MMNRFRSIALSLHRNESGQDLIEYALVTALIAFGAVAGMGTVASAINNAFSTISSELSSAL